The nucleotide window TTAAACCAAGATATGTAGATTATTCCAAATAAATTTAACCAGTCTGACTGAAACTAGAGGCAAATATTTGTTGTGCTGTTAATTGCAAGTTGGGAAACACTGAAGAAACTAACTGCTCATTATTTTGAAACAGTTGCCGATGATACTCATCTTCTATTAGAGTGCAAATTGTAATTGTTGGTTGTTTAGGTTTACCAATATATTCTCTACCACCAATACCCAAATAATCAATAATCCAATATTCGTTTACGCCTAGCAAAGCATAATCTTCAGCTTTACGTGCGTAATCATTTTGCCAATTTGTACTGACAACTTCAGCCATTAATTTAATCGATTTCCCTGATGTAATTACAGGTTCTTGTTGCCATAATGGTTCATTAGTTAGTTGCCTTTGATCTAAGACAATTACATCAGGGCGAAAGGCTGTGTTTGTACTTAACAATTTAATTAAGCATCGATGAGGAATAAAATAAGACAATTCGTGACGGTCTATTTCCACATTTAACTTGCGTCCAATAAAGGCTGATACTTGCTCATGAGGCCCAGTAGGTTCCATTTCGACTAATTCACCATCAATTAGCTCATGGCGATCGCTATCCCTGTATTGGGTAATAAATTCATCAACAGTCAAAAGTTTTGAAGCAAATTGAACCATTGCGATATCGTTGCTATGAGCGGATTGACTTTATTTTAGCGTTACAGTACTGTTTATCTGAAAAAATTAGGCTGATAACTTCGGTCACTAACCATCAAACTTGTATCTCAAAGGCGAATCTTTAAGTAATTTCTCAATCCCAACTCGCACTAGATGGGCTTGAGTGCCTTCTAATTTCAACTCGTTGTGGATAAATTCATCAAGTGAGGATGCAGTAGTACGTTCCAAAAGTGCTAGTACCCTTTGAGATTGACTTTGGGATGTTTCAGTTGCATCTAAATCTGCTGCTTGAGAGGAATCGTTAGTCTTTGGTTTATCCAGAAATTTCTTGTTGTCCCGGTCATAACCGGAGAAGTTTTGTAGCAACTGCATAGGGAACCATTCATTCACCCCACCGTAATACACTGCTCGGCCTACTGGTGAGGATGCCGCAATCTCCATTACTTGTGTTGATGTAATCTTGCGATCGCCTGGAATCAGTTGCGTGGCAATCATGGCATTGTAAGCAGGCACATTATCAGGATGAACCAAGGCGACAGAAGTTAATTGCGATCGCAGTCCGCCAGAAATACCCAAGTCGTCAGTGTGGGGGTTTTGTACGACAATCCAGAAGTGCCAACCAGAGCTATCACCACAAGAACAATAAGAGATGATTTTGTCCTTGAGCCAACCAATTTCATTCTTAGCATTCTTGAATTTGGAACAAACCGCCGTACCTTCATCCAGAATGATCAGCTTGTCCCCGGTGATAAGTTGAAATTCGGCAAAACAGTCTTTGACCCACTTGACTGCTTCGATGGGTGACATTTCCAGAATCTTGGCACGTTTTAAGGTGTCAACGCGACCTTTGAAATAACCAGTTTCTTTCTCATCACCTTTGGGGTCAATGTAAAAGATATGTGTGTCAGGATGCAGTCGTTTGATCGCATCAATGGCATTGCTAATGGTGATACCCTTGCCAGAACCAGGGACACCAACCCACAGCATATTTGTCACTTTCTTGGCAATATGCCCAATGAGGTCATACTGCACTTGAGGCGTTTTGGTGTAGGTGGAGATTTCCGTGTTAACTGTTATGGGTGGGGCAGGGGAAGCAGGGGAGGCAGGGGAGGCAAGGGAGGAACTATTCGTAAATTCTCCCCCTGCTCCCCCTGCTCTGGTTTCTTCCCCTGCTCTAATACTGGGTAACTCAACAAACCTTGCAGGCGGAATACCAAGATTTTGGGGTTTAATAGCTTCTTGAATAACTGTTACTTGTTGATAATTAACTCGTGGGTCAATTGTCACCTGTGCTAAATGCCCAGACAATTGATCGCGGGTTGGGAACTGCCCACGCAATTGAATAAACCAATCTAACAACCAACGGTAAGCGTAAAATCTTTTTCCTGGCTCAACGGTGCTTAAGTCTTTACACAGCACATGAGACGATTGCTTGAGCATGGCGAACTCATATTTCTCCATCGGCTCCAGATGAAGCATTAAGTCAGGCAATTCATTCTTGTTAGCAAAGTATTCGTCCCTAGCAACACTATCACCCATTGCCGAGAGGAACTCAACAAAGTTACCGCGAATAAAGGGGATGGGAGCGAATTGGTGAGTGTCGTTGATGTCTTGTACCACTGACCAGAGATACCCAACACCAGCAACCACAGCCCCAACCGCCGCTAAAGGAGATGTAGCATAGCAAACAGCACCAGTGGCCGCCGTCGCTAAAGTGATGAACTTGGCAAGGTTCATGCCATTACGCTCATCTTTAGCACGAATAAGTAGTTGGTCTTGACGCTCCTGTAACCACGAGGCGATGTTACCAGCTTCCAAATACTCAATGCTGGGATAATCGCCACGTAACAGTGCCGTTTCTTTTGTGCCTAGCATTGGTATTTGTTCCATTTTCGCCCCTCTTACTTAGTTAATTTCCAAATGTTGTAGCCAATCTCTCCAGCCATCATCGAAATGCAGTTGTAAACAAGACAACCTAGAATTGCACCTGGATCTGTGTAGCGGAAGGGCCAACGACCAACAAACGTTGTGATGATGTCAAATCCCCAGAAGAACAGTGCGATCGCTCCCCCTGCATTACGTTCTTTCATCCCAGCGCGTTTGTAGTCACCCCACAAAGCCACTGTCAGGTCGATATTTCCGGTGGGTTTGCTACCTAAAGCATATTGCTTGGATTCCTCAAACTCATTCTTGGCTTGGTTTGGGTCTTTACCCCGCAGGGTTCGCGCTTCCATGACTTGGATTAATGCAGAGATCCCAAAACTAATCCAGAACAAAAGATTGAATGGTAGTTGCAGCCAACCGATCCAGCCAATCCACTCTGTTTCATACCAGGGAAAGAGAGCTTTTCCTTGGAATAAAGCCTGCCAAACACTATCAGTAGAAAGCAATGTCCCAATCCAAAAACCAATCGCACCAACTAATTTATATCCTGGTGTGCCTGGGGTGACGAATTGGGCAACAATGTGTGAGACAAACACAACTGGTAGTGAGACTAGCTCAACAATCCATCGGGCTAAAAGTTCTAAATACTCACCCAACCCCCGTTGTGGTTTATTTTGCTCTTTTGGTTGTGGGTTAGGAGTAGTGGGTGTGGGATTGCTCATGGTTTAATTCCTATCGTCAAAATATAGTGGGGAATCATTGCAAGCCCCCTTAAATCGATACTTCCATTTCCATTGACGTTCTTCGATTCGCCCAATACACATACCTGTCGAGTCATAAACAAAAATCAACTCATCCTCTAAATAACCTGTAGTATTCGGTCTAGGATTACGCTTGGGAGTATCTAAATAATTTTGCATCCGCAATTTTTTAAAACTAGGGCTAACTCCTAACTCGTTAATTTTTTGAGATGTCGCTGCCCTTTCTTCGGCTTTAATCCGCTCTAGTTCTTCGGATTGTTGAATTGTTGTAGCCGTGTTGTAAGTGTTGAATTGCGCTGGCAGTTTAGATAACCAAGGACTAGCAATTAAACCCATTCCAAATAATCCTAGTAGTGCCTGCTTTTGGTATTTCATCCCTCAACTACTGGCTCATACTGTTTCAGAATCTTGCCAAAATTGTCAATTGTATTAGCAATTGGCTGTTGCTC belongs to Nostoc sp. NIES-3756 and includes:
- a CDS encoding Uma2 family endonuclease — encoded protein: MVQFASKLLTVDEFITQYRDSDRHELIDGELVEMEPTGPHEQVSAFIGRKLNVEIDRHELSYFIPHRCLIKLLSTNTAFRPDVIVLDQRQLTNEPLWQQEPVITSGKSIKLMAEVVSTNWQNDYARKAEDYALLGVNEYWIIDYLGIGGREYIGKPKQPTITICTLIEDEYHRQLFQNNEQLVSSVFPNLQLTAQQIFASSFSQTG